Proteins from one Nitrososphaerales archaeon genomic window:
- a CDS encoding CPBP family glutamic-type intramembrane protease: MQSARRFATASVFVFASMAAMFILPSSYFLPAAFVSTTCMILGAFASGGFSSLFAPRVKTIALGLGTAALLYAIFFAGNLGIQQLHPLGIGSSSEGSIYALIASPGNPLPLQVGVLLFDTLGYESFFRGTLQRRLQTRVGVLSPFAVAAIDSGVHLLTLNPLWVVTTFIADSVWGLTYSYARDLSSSMTSHFVWDIAIFILFPIR, encoded by the coding sequence ATGCAGAGCGCGCGGCGGTTCGCCACGGCCTCGGTCTTCGTGTTTGCGTCGATGGCGGCGATGTTCATTCTGCCCTCGAGCTACTTCCTGCCAGCTGCTTTCGTGTCCACGACTTGCATGATCCTCGGCGCGTTTGCGTCTGGAGGTTTCTCGAGCCTTTTCGCGCCCAGGGTCAAGACAATCGCCTTGGGACTAGGGACAGCCGCTCTCCTCTACGCCATCTTTTTCGCCGGCAACCTGGGAATCCAGCAGCTGCACCCATTGGGCATCGGATCGTCAAGCGAAGGTTCAATCTACGCACTAATTGCATCCCCGGGGAACCCGCTCCCCCTGCAAGTCGGAGTCCTTCTCTTCGACACTCTCGGCTACGAGTCATTCTTCAGGGGTACGCTACAGAGAAGACTCCAGACAAGGGTGGGCGTACTCTCGCCGTTCGCTGTTGCAGCCATCGACTCAGGGGTCCACCTCCTCACCCTGAACCCACTATGGGTCGTTACAACGTTCATCGCGGACTCCGTCTGGGGGCTCACATACTCATACGCGAGGGACCTCTCTTCGAGCATGACAAGCCATTTCGTTTGGGACATCGCAATCTTCATCCTGTTTCCAATACGCTGA
- a CDS encoding LLM class flavin-dependent oxidoreductase, with protein sequence MRLALGFNPVLTASEASSLASKADLLGYDSVWVHESLFQRDIVTYISSMAMATKSIRMGSGVINTFTRHPVTAAATFATLSELSGGRVILGLGLGSFPTIPLLGYQIFPVEKTRPLKRVKEYVEVVKAVWSGGKVEFEGEFFKVRNLTLGFQLKQRIPLFIASLSKRTLAYAATVADGVILSPAFNTVWGTEKMIEHVKIGEASKGLSVERASYMMTSVDPDQEKSRQVLRDYYFFAYQLAEVVKPEVLAPYGVSEEKLRPMKEAWKKGDVAEAKRLIPAEAIEALAISGDADHAAERVHEYVKAGVTLPILMPIGNIEYAMKELAPSRN encoded by the coding sequence GTGAGGCTGGCGCTCGGGTTCAACCCAGTACTGACCGCATCGGAGGCGTCGAGCCTTGCTTCCAAGGCAGACCTGCTTGGCTACGATTCGGTCTGGGTCCACGAGAGCCTCTTCCAGAGAGACATAGTCACCTACATCTCGTCGATGGCGATGGCGACGAAGTCAATCAGGATGGGGTCGGGCGTGATAAACACATTCACCCGACATCCGGTCACGGCGGCTGCGACGTTTGCGACGCTTTCTGAACTCTCGGGAGGCCGCGTGATTCTGGGGCTCGGCCTGGGTAGTTTCCCGACAATCCCCCTGCTCGGCTACCAGATCTTCCCAGTGGAGAAGACGAGGCCCCTGAAGAGGGTAAAGGAGTATGTGGAGGTCGTGAAGGCAGTCTGGAGCGGGGGCAAGGTTGAGTTCGAAGGCGAGTTCTTCAAGGTTCGCAACCTCACCCTGGGCTTCCAGCTCAAGCAGAGGATCCCTCTGTTCATTGCCTCGTTATCGAAGAGGACGCTCGCCTATGCCGCCACGGTTGCTGACGGAGTGATACTCTCTCCAGCATTCAACACTGTCTGGGGAACTGAGAAGATGATAGAGCACGTGAAAATCGGGGAGGCGTCCAAGGGGTTGTCGGTAGAGAGGGCCTCATACATGATGACCTCAGTCGACCCAGACCAGGAGAAGTCGAGGCAGGTGCTGAGGGACTACTACTTCTTCGCCTACCAGCTTGCCGAGGTGGTCAAGCCAGAGGTGCTCGCTCCTTATGGAGTCAGCGAGGAAAAGCTGCGGCCTATGAAGGAGGCGTGGAAGAAGGGAGACGTCGCCGAAGCGAAGCGTCTAATCCCAGCCGAGGCAATAGAGGCTCTCGCGATATCGGGAGACGCGGACCACGCGGCCGAGCGCGTGCACGAGTACGTCAAGGCCGGAGTCACGCTGCCGATACTGATGCCGATAGGGAACATCGAGTACGCAATGAAAGAGCTGGCCCCAAGCCGGAATTGA
- a CDS encoding aldolase/citrate lyase family protein: protein MKCDLKKKFADGKVTLGTWVTIGHPDVPDMMEALGFDWLVFDTEHAPLGRETLGRMIQAIDGERVCPIVRVGAIDQYLVKSALDMGAHGVVCPLVNSEKEAKEAASFVKYPPLGIRGVAPRKAADYGLSFAEYVRNANDITILVAQIETKKALDQLDRILSVKEVDVAFVGPSDLTMSLGLVDDRSNPKVIDAMKQVVWGCESRGKVPGVLAATPEEAKRAVSLGFRFIGLGSDTRFMMGGARPFLDSAR, encoded by the coding sequence ATGAAGTGCGACCTGAAGAAGAAGTTCGCGGACGGGAAGGTCACGCTCGGAACATGGGTGACGATCGGCCACCCAGACGTCCCCGACATGATGGAGGCGCTCGGGTTCGACTGGCTCGTCTTCGACACGGAGCACGCGCCCCTAGGACGGGAGACGCTCGGGAGAATGATCCAAGCGATCGACGGCGAGAGGGTCTGTCCCATTGTCAGGGTCGGCGCGATCGACCAGTACTTGGTGAAGTCAGCGCTCGATATGGGAGCGCACGGGGTCGTCTGTCCCCTCGTCAACTCAGAGAAAGAAGCAAAGGAGGCGGCGAGTTTCGTAAAGTACCCTCCCCTCGGCATAAGGGGAGTGGCACCCCGCAAGGCAGCGGACTACGGCCTCTCGTTCGCTGAGTACGTCAGAAACGCCAACGACATCACAATCCTCGTGGCCCAGATAGAGACGAAGAAGGCTCTTGACCAGCTGGACAGGATACTATCTGTCAAGGAGGTTGACGTTGCTTTCGTCGGACCTTCCGACCTCACTATGTCGCTGGGTCTAGTCGACGACAGGTCAAACCCCAAGGTGATCGACGCCATGAAGCAAGTGGTATGGGGCTGCGAGTCGCGAGGGAAGGTCCCGGGAGTTCTGGCGGCAACGCCCGAGGAGGCCAAGCGAGCGGTCTCCCTCGGCTTCCGCTTCATAGGCCTCGGCTCTGACACTCGGTTCATGATGGGCGGCGCTAGGCCGTTCCTGGACTCTGCGCGCTAG
- a CDS encoding thiolase domain-containing protein — protein MRKVAVIGAGMTKFRRRMLETGRELSFESNRMALDSAGMEVNDIESVVMGTGPDAFDGLHMKGEYLMDGAGGTNKAYSRVYVGGGSGVFAPVAGWWHVASGLFDTCMVVGEEKMSPLQPHPQFAFWSIFDHTLERPLGVNLLWIFSLEMRRYMAAHNVTEEDIALVSVKNKGNAMDHPCAQLPARITVDDVMKSEPICLPVKRLDVSPTSDGAASLILASEDVARKYTDDPVWIDGVGWNVDTQYWTNRDLYYPRYVEQAARMAYKMARIENPRKQIDFAEVYDPFDYKELHHLEGVLLAGKGEAPKLTREGVTQRDGDLPVNPSGGLLGVGNPIAAAGTMKACELFWQLRGEAGKRQVKKEVNRGLAQAWGDLLQIGTVITMRR, from the coding sequence ATGAGGAAGGTAGCAGTAATCGGCGCGGGGATGACGAAGTTCAGGCGAAGGATGCTGGAGACGGGCAGGGAGCTCTCCTTCGAGTCGAACCGTATGGCTCTCGACTCGGCTGGGATGGAGGTCAATGACATCGAATCGGTCGTCATGGGCACGGGGCCGGATGCGTTCGACGGCCTGCACATGAAGGGTGAGTACCTCATGGATGGGGCGGGAGGGACGAACAAGGCGTACAGCAGGGTCTACGTAGGCGGGGGGTCGGGGGTTTTTGCTCCGGTCGCAGGATGGTGGCACGTCGCCTCCGGCCTCTTCGACACGTGCATGGTCGTCGGGGAGGAGAAGATGTCGCCTCTGCAACCTCACCCTCAGTTCGCGTTTTGGAGCATCTTCGACCACACGCTGGAGCGACCCCTCGGCGTGAACCTGCTTTGGATATTCTCGCTGGAGATGAGGCGTTATATGGCCGCCCACAACGTCACGGAGGAGGACATCGCGCTGGTGTCTGTGAAGAACAAGGGGAACGCGATGGACCACCCGTGCGCCCAGCTGCCCGCAAGAATAACCGTCGACGACGTCATGAAGAGCGAGCCCATCTGCCTTCCTGTGAAGAGGTTGGACGTCTCGCCCACGTCCGACGGCGCCGCCTCCTTGATCCTCGCCTCCGAGGATGTGGCAAGGAAGTACACAGACGACCCCGTCTGGATCGACGGAGTCGGGTGGAACGTGGACACACAGTACTGGACGAACAGGGACCTGTACTATCCGCGATATGTCGAGCAGGCGGCGAGGATGGCATACAAGATGGCAAGGATAGAAAACCCGAGGAAGCAGATTGACTTCGCCGAGGTGTATGACCCCTTCGACTACAAGGAACTTCACCACCTTGAGGGCGTTCTGCTGGCGGGCAAGGGGGAGGCGCCGAAGTTAACCAGGGAAGGTGTCACGCAGAGAGACGGCGACCTGCCTGTCAACCCGTCCGGAGGGCTGCTCGGCGTCGGGAACCCGATAGCTGCCGCAGGCACGATGAAAGCGTGCGAGCTCTTCTGGCAGCTGAGGGGAGAGGCAGGGAAGAGGCAGGTGAAGAAGGAGGTCAACCGGGGGCTTGCGCAGGCGTGGGGCGATTTACTCCAAATTGGGACTGTAATTACCATGAGAAGATGA
- a CDS encoding respiratory nitrate reductase subunit gamma: MAVPTREVLILSHSPYAYDVMYLAFFVSGIVMLYGLHRHLRSYGIGLGQFLSLATKDFRSKLGRFLEFGVGQRKVLEDRGGGSMHGALFFGFLMLFAYTSLVFLQTDILPLFTPYVFMQGDTYLTLEFLGDTLGLAFIVGLMIAIYRRFVEKLDKLETRRDDYLIVGMLVWIGVSGFVIESFRFIISPVGWAGFSPVGDALSNLLAATTLRFDAPTFYQFFWWAHMLSVMTLIAVTPYTKLVHVFTSGANVALAPVKSMGRLSTPFNLQQMLASGQVEAPPNVERTRDFGPLQLLALDACTNCGRCQEVCPAYASGRDLSPRIVVQDLGRDMMVGGDGDVFARGVIRESELWACTMCNACVSVCPVFIDQVDYIAEFRRTLVSENKLDGKKRIFLENIARSGNPFGLPQGERLRWLTEMGVPTLKENPGAEYLYWVGCQSSYDPRARNVTKSMVKILKAAGVSFAILGNEETCTGEPVRRMGEEGRFQELVMANSDTFKRYGVKKVVVHCAHCFNTFKNEYPEFGTKIEVIHHSQLIDRLVKAGKLRPGAFGGKVTFHDPCNVGRINGVFDEPRGALASMEGLELTEMERSKMNSFCCGGGGANVWYEVPEKKKVGVIRAEEARATGAGTLAVACPFCITMFEDATKAIGDEALKVKDIAELVAESLEKRE, from the coding sequence TTGGCCGTACCGACAAGGGAAGTTCTGATCCTGAGCCACTCCCCCTACGCCTACGACGTGATGTATCTGGCCTTCTTCGTGAGCGGCATCGTCATGCTCTACGGCCTCCACAGGCACCTGCGGAGCTACGGCATCGGGCTGGGACAGTTCCTGTCGCTCGCGACCAAGGACTTCCGCTCCAAGCTCGGCCGGTTTCTCGAGTTCGGAGTCGGCCAGAGGAAAGTCCTGGAGGATAGGGGTGGAGGCTCGATGCACGGAGCGCTCTTCTTCGGGTTTCTGATGCTCTTCGCGTACACCTCGCTGGTCTTCCTGCAGACCGACATCCTGCCACTCTTCACCCCCTATGTCTTCATGCAAGGGGACACCTACCTGACGCTGGAGTTCCTCGGGGACACACTCGGGTTAGCTTTCATTGTCGGGCTGATGATAGCGATCTACAGGCGGTTCGTCGAGAAGCTGGACAAGCTCGAGACGAGGAGGGACGATTACCTCATCGTCGGGATGCTCGTCTGGATCGGAGTGTCTGGCTTCGTCATAGAGTCATTCAGGTTCATTATCTCACCAGTAGGATGGGCCGGTTTCTCACCAGTGGGAGACGCGTTGTCGAATCTGCTTGCAGCGACGACGCTCCGATTCGACGCGCCTACCTTCTACCAGTTCTTCTGGTGGGCGCACATGCTGTCTGTGATGACACTGATCGCGGTTACGCCCTACACAAAGCTCGTACACGTGTTCACGTCGGGCGCCAACGTGGCTCTTGCCCCGGTGAAATCGATGGGCAGGCTGAGCACTCCGTTCAACCTCCAGCAGATGCTAGCGAGCGGACAGGTCGAGGCACCGCCGAACGTGGAGAGGACCCGGGACTTCGGCCCGCTACAGCTCCTAGCGCTCGACGCATGCACGAACTGCGGGAGGTGCCAGGAGGTCTGCCCTGCCTACGCAAGCGGACGCGACCTCTCGCCAAGAATCGTTGTCCAGGACTTGGGCCGTGACATGATGGTCGGGGGAGACGGCGACGTCTTCGCGAGGGGCGTCATCAGAGAGTCCGAGCTCTGGGCATGCACGATGTGCAACGCATGCGTCTCTGTCTGCCCGGTCTTCATCGACCAGGTTGACTACATCGCGGAATTCAGGAGGACGCTCGTGAGCGAGAACAAGCTAGACGGCAAGAAGAGGATATTCCTCGAGAACATCGCCAGGAGCGGGAACCCGTTCGGGCTCCCTCAGGGGGAGAGACTGAGGTGGCTCACGGAGATGGGAGTCCCGACCTTGAAGGAGAACCCGGGCGCGGAGTACCTGTACTGGGTGGGGTGTCAATCAAGCTACGACCCAAGAGCGAGAAACGTGACGAAGTCGATGGTCAAGATACTGAAGGCGGCGGGCGTTAGCTTCGCGATACTCGGGAACGAGGAGACTTGCACTGGGGAGCCTGTAAGGAGGATGGGCGAGGAAGGGAGGTTCCAGGAGCTGGTGATGGCAAACAGTGACACGTTCAAGAGATACGGAGTGAAGAAAGTCGTAGTGCACTGCGCCCACTGTTTCAACACGTTCAAAAACGAGTACCCCGAGTTCGGCACCAAGATCGAGGTCATTCACCATTCGCAGCTGATCGATCGCCTGGTGAAGGCCGGGAAGCTAAGGCCGGGAGCCTTCGGCGGGAAGGTCACGTTTCACGATCCGTGTAACGTGGGAAGGATCAACGGCGTCTTCGATGAGCCGAGGGGCGCACTCGCGTCGATGGAGGGGCTGGAGCTGACCGAGATGGAAAGGTCGAAGATGAACAGCTTTTGCTGCGGAGGAGGGGGTGCGAACGTGTGGTACGAAGTTCCCGAAAAGAAGAAGGTTGGGGTGATCAGGGCGGAAGAGGCCAGGGCGACTGGCGCAGGAACGCTGGCAGTAGCGTGCCCGTTCTGTATAACGATGTTCGAGGATGCAACGAAGGCGATTGGAGACGAAGCGCTAAAAGTAAAGGACATAGCTGAACTCGTCGCGGAGTCGTTGGAGAAGAGAGAATGA
- a CDS encoding acyl-CoA dehydrogenase family protein, whose protein sequence is MALFRLEHKQLLEFNYPGRADYRDILSSLGTFLERKILPNSPKFDAKTEEAQPARKALFENGICQIPYPREYGGLGLPFGIYCLAVELVGAADAGIAMSVAIHNTAAEGVFRFASDSMKRKYLPDIISGRKLASFSLTEPTSGSDAKAINTKARKKGGEYVLNGSKMFITNAGEADVYFVFATTDKGPSTFLVEKTSEGLQFGGDLPKLGMRSSRTSEVRFVDCRIPEDSLVGKEGQGFEYAKALLNGSRIVMGSLCVGVAQIAFDKAVAYSRQRRAFGSAISEFQLIREKIADMKTGISAGRLLCVYAARVREAGGDYSSEASQAKVFSTEMAARVCDSAIQIFGGYGYTTDDVHRHWRDARLLTIGEGTSEVLRLLIAAGELARTP, encoded by the coding sequence TTGGCGCTATTTCGGCTAGAACACAAACAACTCCTTGAATTCAACTATCCTGGTCGCGCGGACTACCGTGACATTCTCTCATCCCTCGGCACGTTCCTGGAGCGGAAGATACTCCCGAACTCGCCCAAGTTCGACGCAAAGACAGAGGAGGCTCAGCCTGCCAGGAAGGCGCTCTTCGAGAACGGCATATGCCAGATCCCCTATCCGAGAGAGTATGGTGGTCTCGGCCTTCCATTCGGAATCTACTGTCTTGCAGTCGAGCTTGTTGGCGCCGCCGACGCTGGTATCGCGATGAGCGTTGCGATTCACAACACGGCAGCAGAGGGCGTCTTTCGATTCGCGAGCGACTCCATGAAGAGGAAGTACCTCCCGGACATCATCTCGGGGAGGAAGCTCGCGTCCTTCAGCCTGACGGAACCGACATCCGGTTCTGACGCCAAGGCGATTAATACCAAGGCCAGGAAGAAGGGAGGCGAGTATGTGCTCAACGGCTCGAAGATGTTCATCACCAACGCAGGTGAAGCGGACGTCTACTTCGTATTCGCTACAACTGACAAGGGTCCGTCCACCTTCTTGGTGGAGAAGACCAGCGAGGGATTGCAATTCGGCGGCGACCTCCCGAAGCTCGGAATGCGCAGCTCGAGAACCTCAGAGGTCAGGTTCGTGGACTGCAGGATCCCTGAGGACAGCCTTGTGGGGAAGGAGGGGCAAGGATTCGAGTATGCAAAGGCTTTGCTTAACGGCAGCAGGATAGTCATGGGCTCACTGTGCGTCGGGGTGGCTCAGATTGCGTTTGACAAGGCGGTCGCCTACAGCAGGCAGCGCAGGGCCTTCGGTTCGGCCATCTCTGAGTTCCAACTCATCCGCGAGAAGATTGCGGACATGAAAACAGGCATCAGCGCAGGGAGGCTGCTCTGCGTGTACGCCGCCCGCGTCCGAGAAGCGGGGGGAGATTACTCCTCGGAGGCATCCCAGGCGAAGGTCTTCTCGACCGAGATGGCGGCGCGAGTGTGCGATTCTGCCATCCAGATCTTCGGTGGCTACGGCTACACGACCGACGATGTGCACAGGCACTGGCGCGACGCAAGGCTGCTGACGATCGGGGAGGGCACGTCGGAGGTTCTGAGGCTGCTGATAGCTGCAGGGGAGTTGGCCCGTACGCCTTGA
- a CDS encoding electron transfer flavoprotein subunit beta/FixA family protein, with translation MKVAVCVKNAIDETELRTDASGRPLLDGAATKMSTFDKNAVEEGIRIKSSHGGEVVVFTVGGVDAKKTIKEALAMGADRAVHVLAELGTLDSLGTSRALAGAIRNEGTFDVILCSEGSSDTYTGQVPPMLGEVLSLPYVGYARKIEIGAGLAKIERSLEDSVETVECGLPFVASVVSEINEPRYPTLIQIMQASKKPIAEVGAHMLGPAGLSGGNVAVVSMTAQAMERKRVMIEGTAEEAAEKLLQALIAEGVLPR, from the coding sequence TTGAAGGTCGCTGTCTGCGTGAAGAACGCCATCGACGAGACGGAACTGAGGACAGACGCGTCGGGAAGGCCTCTCTTGGACGGAGCGGCCACCAAGATGAGCACGTTCGACAAGAACGCGGTGGAGGAGGGAATCAGGATCAAGTCGAGCCACGGGGGTGAGGTCGTTGTCTTCACAGTGGGGGGCGTCGACGCAAAGAAGACAATCAAGGAAGCCCTCGCGATGGGTGCGGACCGCGCCGTCCACGTTCTCGCAGAGCTCGGGACACTCGATTCGTTGGGAACATCGCGGGCCCTGGCAGGTGCAATCAGGAATGAGGGTACTTTCGACGTCATCCTGTGCTCAGAGGGGTCGTCAGACACCTACACGGGTCAGGTTCCCCCGATGCTCGGCGAGGTTCTCTCTCTGCCCTATGTGGGCTACGCGAGAAAGATAGAGATAGGCGCAGGTCTCGCCAAGATTGAAAGGTCTCTAGAGGACAGCGTGGAAACTGTCGAGTGCGGCCTTCCCTTCGTCGCCTCCGTCGTGAGCGAAATCAACGAGCCGAGGTACCCGACTCTGATTCAGATAATGCAGGCTTCCAAGAAGCCAATTGCCGAAGTGGGGGCCCACATGCTCGGACCCGCTGGGCTGTCAGGGGGCAATGTCGCTGTCGTCTCGATGACCGCCCAGGCGATGGAGAGGAAGAGGGTCATGATCGAAGGGACGGCAGAGGAGGCGGCCGAAAAACTCCTGCAAGCTCTCATTGCCGAGGGAGTGCTTCCGAGATGA
- a CDS encoding electron transfer flavoprotein subunit alpha/FixB family protein encodes MTASVWAYSESDSAANELAYVANEIANAVGGQAVTLEMDRTRAGVSSAGEKLVLKSMSAPVDSPELAAEAMSRAAKASNPSVILVAATRQGREVAARLAAKLGAGCISEAFKLSASDRTLVGERSVYSGKLVARMSTPMPCVATVKVGSYPQLKGSEAKVEEMDVGELVPKVKRLHTTRKQVGTVDLKSAKVIVSAGRGVKKKEDLGMVEELAKLLGGALGCSRPLSSDLGWLPEEHHIGLTGVSVRPDLYLAVGISGQLQHIAGIKDSRIIAAVNTDKDAPIFQASDYGVVADLYQLIPALQKLLRARRS; translated from the coding sequence ATGACCGCCTCAGTCTGGGCATATTCCGAGTCGGACTCGGCTGCAAACGAATTGGCGTATGTGGCAAACGAGATCGCAAACGCAGTCGGGGGCCAGGCGGTTACCTTGGAGATGGATCGCACGAGGGCAGGCGTCTCCTCGGCTGGGGAGAAACTTGTTCTCAAGAGCATGTCGGCCCCTGTCGACTCTCCCGAGCTTGCAGCAGAGGCGATGTCCAGGGCTGCAAAGGCATCGAACCCGTCGGTGATACTCGTCGCAGCCACCAGGCAAGGGCGAGAGGTCGCCGCAAGATTGGCGGCGAAACTCGGCGCAGGTTGCATAAGCGAGGCCTTCAAGCTGTCAGCCTCGGACCGAACCCTCGTCGGTGAGCGCAGCGTGTACTCGGGCAAGCTCGTGGCTCGGATGTCCACCCCGATGCCTTGCGTTGCAACTGTGAAGGTCGGTTCCTACCCGCAGCTCAAGGGGTCAGAAGCCAAGGTGGAAGAGATGGACGTGGGGGAGCTCGTGCCGAAAGTCAAGCGGCTGCATACGACGAGGAAACAGGTCGGAACCGTCGACCTGAAGAGCGCCAAGGTCATAGTGTCAGCAGGCAGAGGTGTGAAGAAGAAGGAAGACCTTGGAATGGTTGAGGAGCTAGCCAAGCTGCTTGGCGGTGCCCTAGGCTGTTCAAGGCCGCTGTCGTCAGACCTTGGTTGGCTGCCGGAGGAACACCACATCGGCTTGACTGGTGTCTCCGTCCGTCCGGACCTCTACCTCGCGGTCGGGATTTCTGGGCAGCTCCAGCACATCGCAGGCATCAAGGACTCCAGGATCATCGCCGCGGTCAACACCGACAAGGACGCTCCGATCTTCCAGGCTTCAGACTACGGTGTTGTCGCTGACCTCTACCAGTTGATTCCTGCTCTCCAGAAGCTGTTGAGGGCGCGCCGCTCTTAG
- a CDS encoding acetoacetate--CoA ligase has protein sequence MSEGKLLWEPDQKRVEQANITAYADWLTERGRKFGSYADLWRWSVDDIEGFWGSIWDYFGVRSPSGRKKTLSLREMPGAQWFPGAKVNYTSHVFRESRTGPALIARTEAGEMKSFSWSEFERMVGALATTLKELGVKKGDRVAAYLPNGVEAAVGFLASASIGSIWSSCSPEFGAPSVVDRFGQIGPKALIAVDGYNYGGKYQDRSETLTSILSSLRTVKKVIVARKGQGERLRGELDWEDTTSGREKLRPEPVGSSHPLWILYSSGTTGLPKPIVHGHAGILLEHLKQLSLHNDVKPRDRFFWYTTTGWMMWNYVMGSLLHGATAVLYDGSASHPDMNALWDLVEDADVNFMGVSAAYISACMKASLEPGKTHDLKRLTGMGSTGSTLTPEAFEWVYGNVKGDVWLASISGGTDVCTPFVAGCPVLPVHSGEIQCRCLGAKVESFDESGRSVIGEVGELVVTQPMPSMPLYLWGDKDGRRYRESYFEKYPGIWRHGDWIKVTERGTCVIYGRSDATIKRLGVRIGTSEIYRVVESLPEVAESLAVDIPAAGGETTMLLFVATAGGRKLDDSLVSAIREKISRDLSRRHVPDRVLQAPSVPKTLNGKKLEVPVKRILEGEDAAKALNLDSLANPESISFYVELGARIRKGEKL, from the coding sequence GTGAGCGAAGGAAAGCTCCTCTGGGAGCCCGACCAGAAGCGGGTCGAGCAGGCCAACATCACGGCATACGCAGATTGGCTGACCGAGAGGGGCAGGAAGTTCGGGAGCTACGCCGACCTCTGGCGCTGGTCCGTCGACGACATAGAAGGATTCTGGGGCTCCATTTGGGACTACTTCGGAGTTAGGTCACCGAGTGGTCGTAAGAAAACACTCTCCTTAAGGGAGATGCCCGGGGCCCAGTGGTTCCCTGGCGCGAAGGTCAACTACACAAGCCACGTCTTCAGGGAGAGTCGGACCGGCCCCGCCCTGATAGCGAGGACTGAGGCAGGGGAGATGAAGTCGTTCAGCTGGAGCGAGTTTGAGAGGATGGTCGGCGCTCTGGCAACGACGCTGAAAGAGCTAGGCGTGAAGAAGGGCGACAGGGTGGCAGCCTACCTGCCCAACGGGGTGGAGGCGGCTGTCGGATTCCTCGCCAGCGCAAGCATTGGATCAATCTGGTCGAGCTGCTCACCCGAATTCGGGGCGCCCAGCGTCGTGGACAGGTTCGGTCAGATAGGGCCAAAGGCGTTGATAGCAGTCGACGGCTATAATTACGGCGGAAAGTACCAAGACAGGTCAGAGACGCTCACGTCGATACTTTCGTCTCTGCGGACCGTGAAGAAGGTCATCGTCGCCCGCAAGGGACAGGGGGAGAGGCTGAGGGGCGAGCTGGACTGGGAGGACACGACCTCCGGGCGCGAGAAGCTCCGTCCAGAGCCCGTCGGGTCGTCTCATCCGCTTTGGATCCTCTACTCCTCCGGAACCACAGGCCTGCCCAAGCCGATTGTGCACGGCCATGCTGGAATCCTGCTCGAGCACCTGAAGCAGCTCTCCTTACACAACGACGTGAAGCCCAGAGACCGCTTCTTCTGGTACACAACGACAGGTTGGATGATGTGGAACTACGTCATGGGAAGCCTCCTCCACGGCGCTACCGCCGTCCTGTATGATGGGAGCGCGAGCCATCCTGACATGAACGCTCTCTGGGATCTAGTCGAGGACGCGGACGTGAACTTCATGGGTGTAAGCGCGGCGTACATCTCGGCGTGCATGAAGGCGTCCCTGGAGCCGGGCAAGACGCATGACCTGAAGAGGTTGACGGGGATGGGGTCGACTGGCTCTACCCTAACACCCGAGGCGTTCGAATGGGTCTACGGCAACGTGAAAGGCGACGTGTGGTTGGCCTCCATCAGTGGCGGGACCGACGTCTGCACACCTTTCGTCGCCGGATGTCCCGTCCTCCCCGTCCATTCAGGAGAGATCCAGTGCAGGTGCCTGGGGGCCAAGGTCGAGTCCTTCGATGAAAGCGGGAGGTCGGTGATTGGAGAGGTCGGCGAACTGGTGGTCACACAGCCGATGCCGAGCATGCCCCTCTACCTCTGGGGCGACAAGGATGGGAGGAGGTACAGGGAGAGCTACTTCGAAAAGTACCCGGGGATTTGGAGGCACGGAGACTGGATCAAGGTCACGGAGCGGGGGACGTGCGTAATCTACGGCAGGTCGGACGCCACCATCAAGAGGTTGGGTGTGAGAATCGGGACGAGCGAGATCTACAGGGTAGTTGAGTCTCTGCCCGAGGTGGCGGAGAGCCTAGCCGTCGACATTCCTGCAGCAGGGGGCGAGACGACGATGCTGCTCTTCGTGGCGACAGCTGGCGGGAGGAAGCTCGACGATTCGCTTGTGAGTGCGATAAGGGAGAAGATCAGCAGGGACCTCTCACGCAGGCACGTCCCAGACAGGGTGCTCCAGGCGCCGTCTGTGCCAAAGACGCTCAACGGGAAGAAACTGGAGGTCCCTGTCAAGAGGATATTGGAAGGGGAGGATGCAGCAAAGGCACTGAACCTAGACTCCCTGGCCAACCCGGAATCCATCTCCTTCTACGTAGAGCTCGGCGCTAGGATCAGGAAGGGCGAGAAACTTTGA